The segment TGACGTTGATTGGATGCGGCTCACTAAGGTGAAAGGCTTAATGCTGCGTGATTCGCTAGGCTTGGCCGACATTCAAGGTGAAGCCATCGACCAAGGAACAAAATAACTTTCATCGGACCAGGCACATTGATTTCCCATGACTTGCCGCGTTAACCCGTTTGTAATTCTCGGCACATTGCTTGTTGCATTCTTCACTTGGAGGGCGCAAGTCTGCCATGGCGACGTTATTCGCGTTCTGGTCAATCACATCGGTTACGAAAAAGATGGACCGAAGCATGCGGTAATCCAGGGCCGTGCGGGCGATCAAGTGCAGGGTTTTAAGGTGCTTGATGCGCAGTCAGGTGCGGTAGTTTTCTTGGGCGACACAGTCAAAGTCGGCGCGGTCGATCAGTGGAAGGACTGGATTTTTTGGACCGCAGATTTTACTCCCGTTCAGACGGAAGGCACATACATTTTGGAATGTGCGACGGGTAGCGGCGCGGTACGCTCGTATCCCTTCGCAATTCAACACAATTTGCTTGAGCGAAATACCCTTTCCAACGTCGTCAGTTATTTTAAGGCGGAGAGATGTTCCGGCTTGTTAGACGATGCCGACGCGATGTTGCCATTCGAGGGTCATCGCGGCAATTTAGTGGATGCACACGGCGGTTGGTACGACGCCACCGGCGATTACGGCAAGCATCTTTCACACCTGTCGTTTTCCACCTATTTCAACCCGCAGCAAATTCCGCTGGCGGATTGGAGTTTGTTTAAAACGTACGAGCAGTTGACGCAGCGCGATGATCCGAATTTTCGCGAATACCGTCGTCGTTTGCTCGACGAAGCCAGGTTTGGGGCCGATTATTTGGCGCGAGTAAAAAATCCTAAGGGTTCATTCTACCGGTCAGTCGATGCGCCGGGCGGGGAGAAGAAACCGGAAGATCGGCGGATTGGAAAAGAGGGACAAGGCTTTGCTATTAAGACGTTGCAGACTAAAAACAAATCGCCCAACGAAGAAATGAAGAGTTTGTCTGTCGCCTTTCCGTACGAAGTGGGTTACCGCAACGGCGGCGGCATGGTGATCGCCGCACTGGCGCTGGCCCGTAATCACCGTGTGCCCGAAGACAGTTCAAGCGAAGCCTACAGCAGAGCCGCCCACGACGCGTTTAATTATTTGGAACAGCATAACCTGCAATATGCCAACGACGGCCAGGAAAACATCGTCGACGATTATTGTGCTTTGCTGGCGGCTACAGAACTATTTCGAACAACAGACGAGGCCGATTATAAAGCCGCCGCTGAGCGCCGTGCCAAGAATTTGCTGAACAGGTTAATCAGCAGCGGCAAATACGCCAATTACTGGCGTGCCGACGAGGGCGATCGTCCATTTTTCCACGCCGCCGACGCTGGCCTGCCTGTGGTCAGTTTGCTCAATTTTTATCCGTTGGCCGATGATTCGTTGCAAAAGGAAATTTTGGCCGCTGTTCGCAAGGCGATGGAATTCGAACTGCACACGACCGACGAAGTTCCCAATCCCTTCGGCTACGCACGCCAATTGGTGCAAAGCACGGATGGAGATCGCCGCACAGCCTTCTTTTTTCCACACGACACCGAAACCGCGCCGTGGTGGCAGGGAGAAAATGCGCGCCTAGCATCGTTGGCCGCAGCCGCCCGCTTAACGGCCAGATGCTTTAAGGATGATCGCGCTTTCCACGATCGGCTGCTGGCTTATGCTACGAATCAATTGAATTGGATATTAGGATTGAACCCATACGATGCCTGCATGTTGCACGGCTCGGGCCATAATAATCCGGCGTACATGTTTTTCGATTCGTACCAGTACACGAATACTCCCGGCGGAATTTGTAATGGCATTACCAGTGGCTATAAGAATCCGCACGATATTGACTTCAACCTAAGCTTTGCCGTCACGGGAAAAGACGAAGATTGGCGCTGGAGCGAACAATGGCTCCCACACGCAGCCTGGTATCTATACGCGATTTCGCTGGGCGAGTAGTCCGAAGCACAGGAGCTTATGTGGAGTCGCTCTAACCTAGTGCGACGGGCGAAAGAGATGGCCGGCATGCTTCGTAGCGACAGGCGAAAACATGTTGAAGCTCAAAATGCAATTGACAGCCGACTGAGAAAAAATGCGCGCACTTAGATTCGAACTAAGGACCTCCACCTTATCAGGGTGGCGCTCTAACCAACTGAGCTATGCGCGCTAGCTTTGCTGTCTTTTATACTGCCTTGGCTTTCGCCTGATGCTGATTTTGCTCAAATCCATCGTTCTACGAGAATAGCGTATTTTATTGACTGGTTACGTGCTGTCAAAGGCTTGGACGCCGGACAATTCGGATCCCATCAGGCAAAATTGGGTGCCTGCAGATTGCTGAAAGTCTTTGCCACGCCACGGATAAGTTTCGCGATCGGAAAATCCGGCACACAGGGCTGATGGGCCGCACCCGTTTAAGCCGACAAAGGTAGCAGAATCCTAGTTCGCGCTGTGGTTGCGCGCCGGCGATACCAACCCGTTGAGGATGGATCCAATGCGACACATGTTTTGCCGAGTTTTTTCCGTGCAAATTTTATTGGGTATTGTGCTGTATTTGCCGGCGGCGGCCCACGCGGCAGCGCCCAGCGTCGATCAGGCCTTAAAGCTGACGCCAGTGCAAAAAGACGTGGATTACGATATTCCAGCGCCGGCCGACATCGCCAAATGCACCATCAAAGCCGAAAAGATTAGCAATCAAACCGGCTGGGTCGTCCGTGCACCTAACGGTCAAATCTTACGTGAATTTGTGGACACGAACGGGGATAATGTAGTCGATCGCTGGAGCTATTTTAAGGACGGTATCGAGGTTTACCGCGACATCGACGAAAACTTCAACGGCAAGGCCGACCAGCACCGTTGGCTGAACACGGCCGGCAGCCGCTGGGGCTTGGATCCGGGCGAAGATGGCAAAATCGATTCGTGGAAAGTGATTTCCCCGGAAGAAGCTAGCGCGGAAGTAGTCATGGCCATCCGCGATAAGGATACGGGCCGTTTCAACCGCTTGTTAATTACTCCGGCGGAAATTAAATCGCTCGGCCTGGGGCCGGCAAAGACAAAGGATTTAAGCGAAAAAGTAACTGGCGCCACTTCGAAATTCAGTGAGCTAATTCACAACCAACGGGCCATCACTCCTAATACGCAATGGGTGCATTTTAGTGGCGCTCGTCCCGGCTTAGTTCCTGCCGGCACCGACGGAGCCACGGGCGACATCACGGCCTATGAAAACGTGATGGCCATGACCGAAACCGATGGCAAAGACGGCCAGGTTTCGATCGGTACGTTGGTCAAAGCGGGCGACGTATGGCGCGTAATTGGCGCTCCATCAATTCCAGATCCAAACAGCAAACTGGCCGAGGTCGATGGCTTTTTCTTTCAAACTGCCAACCGCTTGAACGATACGGCGGCAAACGAAACCAATCCAGACGGGCCGCCCGAAAAAATTCAAAAGATGATGGATGAGCTTTCGAAGCTGGACGAAGCGGTAGGCAAAGCCAGCAGCGACGCGGAGCAAACTCGGCTAAATGACCGCCGAGTGGAATTAATGCTGACCATTATCGATGAAATTGGCGAAAAGGACCGTGCCCAATGGATTCGTCAATTTGCCGATTCCGTTAGCGCCGCGACACAAACTGGCGGCTATCCGGCCGGTATCGATAAGCTCCAGTCCTTGCTTGAAACGGTGCAAAAAAATCCGGCGGATGCGGCCTTGGTGCCCTACGTAAAATACCGTTTGTTGACCGCCAAATACGCCTCCGACCTGAAGCAGAAAGACTTCGTGAAAGTGCAGGCCGAATGGCTCGATAATCTCGAACAGTTTGTACAAGATTATCCCAAAGCCGCGGATTCCGCCGACGCGCTCCTGCAACTAGGAATTGCCCAGGAATTCGCCGGCCAGGAAGACAAAGCCCGAAAGTGGTATGGCGAATTGGTTTCGGACTTTGAAACCACATCCCAAGCCACGAAAGCCCGCGGCGCACTGCACCGAATGGACAGCGTCGGCAAACCAATGCAACTGCGGTCCAAAACGGTTACGGGCGCGGCGGATGATTTGGCCAAATATCGCGGCAAATACGTGCTGATTCACTACTGGTCCACCTGGTGCGAACCGTGCAAGACGGATTTCGCAGAGCTAAAGGAACTGTACGCGAAGTATGGGAAGAGCAATTTTGCGCTAATCGGGGTGAATCTTGACGGCAACCTGCCCGATGCCACCGATTATTTGGCCAAGAATCGTCTGCCTTGGTCGCAACTTTGGGAACCTGGCGGGTTAGACAGCCGCTTGGCCAACGAAATGGGCATTCTCACACTGCCGACAATGATTTTGGTCGACGACAAAGGAGTTGTCATCAATCGCAACGTGCACATTTCCGAATTGGAAACGGAATTGAAATCGCACCTCAAATAGCAAGCACGTTTCTGAATTTGGAAGGAGTTGCAGTTGCCAGGGATATTTCCTGCATCAATAAAGTCTTCCGATTGTAGAAATTGCAAGAGTTTGGCAGCTTTGGAGAGCTTGTCTTCAGGCGTGTAATGCACGTGGGGAAATATTTTCGTCACGCAAAACGCGGCATAACTTACGCCTAATTGGCACAGATCGCACTGCTAGCAACGTTTTGACAGCAGATATTTTTGTGCGGCTGGCACAATAATCGCATTGGCACTCCCGTGATGCCCAGCATGGAAGCTGTGGCTAAAAACTCATCCGACGAACCGGATGGAACCGGGAGGGAACCGTCATGCAAGATGTGCATTTCTCTGCACTGCTTTGGCTATTTGGGCTCGTGCAGTTCGCTGGCTGGAGCTGTGGCTTTGCTGCGCGCTTAAGCGTCCGCTGGCGGTGTCCAACCCTGTGCCATGCTGCCTTTGCTTTTACGCTGGTGATCGTGGGAATTTCGACGGCGCTAGCATTGGCTCTGGGCACGAAATGCTGGCTGCTATCGGCGACAACTTTGGCGGGCATGATTCTCCTGGCCATTTGGGATTTCGACCACAGCCGCCGTCCCGCGACCATTTAGCGCATTTTGCAACAATTGAGTGACCGCCAGATGGGAACCATCCTGCTGATTTCCTTG is part of the Pirellulales bacterium genome and harbors:
- a CDS encoding glycoside hydrolase family 9 protein — protein: MTCRVNPFVILGTLLVAFFTWRAQVCHGDVIRVLVNHIGYEKDGPKHAVIQGRAGDQVQGFKVLDAQSGAVVFLGDTVKVGAVDQWKDWIFWTADFTPVQTEGTYILECATGSGAVRSYPFAIQHNLLERNTLSNVVSYFKAERCSGLLDDADAMLPFEGHRGNLVDAHGGWYDATGDYGKHLSHLSFSTYFNPQQIPLADWSLFKTYEQLTQRDDPNFREYRRRLLDEARFGADYLARVKNPKGSFYRSVDAPGGEKKPEDRRIGKEGQGFAIKTLQTKNKSPNEEMKSLSVAFPYEVGYRNGGGMVIAALALARNHRVPEDSSSEAYSRAAHDAFNYLEQHNLQYANDGQENIVDDYCALLAATELFRTTDEADYKAAAERRAKNLLNRLISSGKYANYWRADEGDRPFFHAADAGLPVVSLLNFYPLADDSLQKEILAAVRKAMEFELHTTDEVPNPFGYARQLVQSTDGDRRTAFFFPHDTETAPWWQGENARLASLAAAARLTARCFKDDRAFHDRLLAYATNQLNWILGLNPYDACMLHGSGHNNPAYMFFDSYQYTNTPGGICNGITSGYKNPHDIDFNLSFAVTGKDEDWRWSEQWLPHAAWYLYAISLGE
- a CDS encoding thioredoxin-like domain-containing protein, giving the protein MRHMFCRVFSVQILLGIVLYLPAAAHAAAPSVDQALKLTPVQKDVDYDIPAPADIAKCTIKAEKISNQTGWVVRAPNGQILREFVDTNGDNVVDRWSYFKDGIEVYRDIDENFNGKADQHRWLNTAGSRWGLDPGEDGKIDSWKVISPEEASAEVVMAIRDKDTGRFNRLLITPAEIKSLGLGPAKTKDLSEKVTGATSKFSELIHNQRAITPNTQWVHFSGARPGLVPAGTDGATGDITAYENVMAMTETDGKDGQVSIGTLVKAGDVWRVIGAPSIPDPNSKLAEVDGFFFQTANRLNDTAANETNPDGPPEKIQKMMDELSKLDEAVGKASSDAEQTRLNDRRVELMLTIIDEIGEKDRAQWIRQFADSVSAATQTGGYPAGIDKLQSLLETVQKNPADAALVPYVKYRLLTAKYASDLKQKDFVKVQAEWLDNLEQFVQDYPKAADSADALLQLGIAQEFAGQEDKARKWYGELVSDFETTSQATKARGALHRMDSVGKPMQLRSKTVTGAADDLAKYRGKYVLIHYWSTWCEPCKTDFAELKELYAKYGKSNFALIGVNLDGNLPDATDYLAKNRLPWSQLWEPGGLDSRLANEMGILTLPTMILVDDKGVVINRNVHISELETELKSHLK